The window CGTTTTACCCTCGGCAATTTGAGGAATATACCTTGCGAGTAAAAGAAACAATATGATTGGAACGGATAAAACAAACCAGCCAAGGTGGGCAACACGCCTTAGTCGCCTGTAGAGCAGTGGAATAAGTGCAGCACAAACAAATGGGAAAAGTATCATAATGAGAACTATAACCAAAGGAAGACCTCCTACTAACTGAACTAACATATCAGAATTTCTCTTAAAATTGGATTTATATCTCGTACTAATGACTATTACTTCAAAACGAAGAGTAGCGGGCGATTAAGCACCCGTAAGTACTCGATAGATACAACTAATAATAGCTGGGCATAATGAAAATCCCTAACAATTAAAGTTACAATTTATCAAGACACTTGACTATCTATTTAACTCACTGCATAATAATGTGGCATATAGAGGCAATTGGTTTAAATGCACGTAATGCATAAATCAAATAACTGTAGCGCATGGAGATAAGCCTATTTCTTCAAGGGTTTTCCGATATATCGTAAATAACTTTTATACAGTATTAAGTATACATTATAAATGTGCATAATGCACTGTAACTGCATCAATTTTAGCTGTTTTAGGATATTTTTTTCAAAACAGCAATAGAAAGAACAAAATAACAAAAGGATAAGAGGTGTGATTTTTTTATGAAGCATGTAAAAGGGAGATTAGATGAAAGTATTTTAGTTTGCGTTTATTACGGTCTTAATGGTGAGCGCTTAATTCGTCGCGGTCATAAAATGGCAGCGATGCTCGATTGCCCACTCTATATTCTTTCAGTCGATTCTGAACCCCTTGATGCATTTGACGTGGAGAAATCCAGTTACATTGATCAGTGGAAAGACCTATCAGAAGAGCTTGAGGTCGAAAAATTTATTTTGTTAGATAATGAAAAACGTCCTATACAAAAAGTCATTGCTGAAGTGGCAAAGAATTACGGTATTTCACAAATCATCGTAGGTCAAAGTGCACAAAGTCGTTGGGAGGAAATTACAAAGGGCTCATTCCTGAACGTTCTTTTAAAAGAAGTTCCTTTTGTAGATTTCCACATCGTAGCGGTTCAACGCCCTACTGAAGATGATGCAAATGATACATATGAAAAAGGTGTACGTGCTTACTTAATTAAAGAGCACGATGACTTTAAGGTGGCATTTACATGCCCTAAATATGTTTCGATCGAGGGTATTTTCTTCAAAGAAATTGGCACCGACTTTGACAACGGTATTTTCAAATTCACGTATAATGATAAAATGCATGAAGTTCATATTTCAGAAGGCTTCGTTATTGATAAAGGCAATCTCCCAGCAGAATTTTTATCACCATTACGTCAATAAAGTGAAACTTCAATCAGTGGGGTTTTCTCCATCCCCTACTGATTATTAATGCGGAATAAAATAAAACACGCCTTTTATATAGAGGGCGTGTTTTTCGTCTATGCTTTCGTTTTCTATCCATCGATTTTTATGTTCTATCCGTCTGAGCCTTATACAGGAGCTGTTGCAGGCTTATCCTTTGGTAAGAAGAACGCCACAAGCAATAATAACGGCAGTATCGAAACGACCATCATTGTAAAATCAATGCCCTTATGATCCATCAGCACTCCAATTACCATCGCACCGATCGCACCCATACCAAATGCAAAGCCCGTTGTTAAACCGGCCATTGTCCCAATTTTTGACGGCACAAGCTCTTGTGCATAGACAACCGTTACTGAAAAGCTAATCATAATTAGTGTACCTATAATCACTAAAAATATCATTGCAGCCCATAAAGGTACATACGGCAACGCTAAACAAAACGGCATTGGCACAACAACTGATAAGAGGATCACATTTTTTCTGCCAATACGGTCTGATAATGAGCCGCCAAAAAATGTCCCAATGACCCCAAAGGCCATAAAGGTAAATATTAAAATTTGACCAAGGCGTAAATTCACATCATAATGATCCATTAAATAAAACACATAGAAGCTCGTAATATTGGTTGTATAAAATGATCGTGCAAAAATAATAGTAAATAATAATGTTAACGCAATGCCCACCTGTTTTTTTGTAAGTGGTGGCAAAGATGACACCAAAGTTCTTTTTTTCTTCGATGTCCGTTCTTGCTCAAGTTGCTTCTTATACCATTTGGCTATCTTACTTAATAAGAATATGCCGAAAGTTGTTAATACTAATATAAACGCGGCTCCACGTTGTCCAAAAATATCTAAAATATAAGCACTTATTAGCGGTGCAAGTGCTTGACCAGAGTTTCCTCCCACTTGATAAATAGATTGTGATAATCCTCTTTTAGAACCTGCCGCCATAAATGATACACGTGAGCCTTCCGGGTGAAATATCGCTGAACCAAAGCCTAAAAATAATACAGCTATAATAATTACCCAGTATTGAGTTGTAAATGCCAAAATGATAATGCCGATAAATGAGCTAATCATACCAATTGGTAATGCATATGGCATCGGCTTTTTATCACTGACAAAACCGACAACTGGCTGTAAGGCAGATGCAAATATATTTAATACAAACGAAATAAGTCCTATTTGCGTGAAGGTTAAACCCAAATCACTCTTTAGAATTGGGAACATCGCTGGAATAACTGCCTGCATCGTATCATTGATAAGATGGGCAACACCAATAGCAATCATTATCGGATAGACAGGGTTGTTAATGTTTCCTATTTGTCTGTTCATTACTGTCATCACACTTTCTAATCTTTCTTATTGTTCGTAATTGTCGCATACAATCACTCTTTTTGCACAAGCTATGCAACGACAGCTATAAAAGGAGTTGATGATTGTATGGAAAGTTTTTTTCATGCTAATTTTTGGGAAATGATTCTTCGTACTACACTTTCATTTTTTGCATTACTTATTTTGGCCCGTATTCTTGGAAAAAAACAACTTGGTCAATTGACATTTTTCCATTACATCACAGGGATTACATTCGGATCGATTGCATCAGAAATAGCCTCACAGCATGAAACACCTTTTTTAGACGGACTCATCTCACTTATTTGGTGGAGTGTTTTGACATATTTAATGACTATTATGACTATCAAATCTGCAAGAGCGCGAGTGATTATAGATGATAAACCTACCATCGTTATTAACAATGGTCTAATTCTTGAATCAGCGCTGAAAAAAAGCCGGCTTCATATGGACGAATTAACAATGTTACTACGTGAACAATCGGTTTTTTCTATACAAGATGTTCAATACGCACTTTTTGAAACAAATGGTAAGCTAAGTGTCTTACCAAAACCATCTGAACAGGCTGCTACGAAACAAGATGTCAAAGCAGACATTACGCCGCCTACTTATATGCCAACAGAAGTCGTTTCAGATGGGCAACTTATTTACGAAAATTTAGTCGAGCTTGAGTTGACAGAAGATTGGCTCACGAAAAAACTGAAAAAGCAAAACGTTAACTCAGTTGAAGATGTCTTTTTTGCTCAGGTTCAAGCAAATGGCTCCTTATATATCAGTCTTAAAGACAAAGCAAGACGTTCAAGCCCTTAAAAGCTTGTCCCGTTTTGCTTAATCTACTTTCATAATGTCTAACGGTGTCACAATACCAATTAATTTCTGTTGTGGTTTCCCATGCTCCGTAATCAATAGTGCCTCAAAACGGCGCCCCCGCTCGACACCCTGCTTAAAAATTTCCTCTGCCTCATATATCGTTATGTATCTACTCACAAATTTGTAATTCACTCTATTTTTTTCATGCATTAATATATCATGTAATGTAGGCACCTGTTTTGGTATTTGGTTACCTCCCATCATCGTCGCAAGCCAATTAGCAATACCTACTGTTGTAATAAGACCTTTAAATTGATCTTTATGGTACACAGGAAACTGTGTAAATTTACGATTACGGATAACTTTCAATACATGTTTTAATGAATCCCTTTCTTGAAAAACATGTACTTTTTTACGAAACATTTGACCGACAAGTGTCGGTTTTGCAAGCGTAGTATCCATGTATTCAATTCGTTCTACCACATCTACATGAGGCTCAGCAATTACATATTCCATCGATGTACGATGATGGACAATTGCATTGCGTAAATCCGCATAGGAGCGTAAATCATCTTCATATTTACGTACCAATACATCCTTCTTCTTTGCTTGATCTATAAGACGGTAAAAAGGCATAAAATCCTTCACACCAACGATATCCCTTAACCGGTGATCAATTCGGTTAAAAGCTGTGAGAAATCGATCGGAATTTTGCGTAACCAATCTTATCACCTATCTTCCTATTATTATCTTATATTTTCCGATTTATTTGACAAATTTCGAGTTATAGCTTCATTATATTCCTAAGTTATGGATATTCCAAGAAAAGTTAAAGTTAAAATGTCTCTTAATCCTTAAACCGAATGATTACCATATCCCCATGCACAAGTAGTTTGTCCTACACTAAAAATGCCACTTTCTTTTAATGGAAAGTGGCATTCTCTTTGAATTCAATATAAACCTTATTTTTATAGTCTACTAGATAACTCTATTCTCATGTTATTTTGCTTGTCCGCCTGGCGAAATACTCAACTCGGAATTTTTCCCTGCTTTTACAAGGAAGCTGCTTGCATAGGAAGGAAACTTTTGCTGTACTTCACGTGCTAGTGCTAATACTGCATCTAAATCGATATTTGTCGCAATGCCCATTTCCTCAAAGCCATGGATAATATCCTCTGTCGCAATATTTCCAGTTGCTAGCGGTACATATGGACAGCCTCCAAGACCTGCAATCGAGCTATCGAAATCTCGAATGCCTGCTTCGTAGCCTGCAACCGCATTGGCAAAAGCCATCCCTCTTGTATTATGAAGGTGTAGAGAAAAGTGGAAATGCGGGAATTTCTCACGTAATGTTGTCACGATTTCCTTGATTGCATAAGGGTTCGCCATACCTGTTGTGTCGGCCAATGAAATATCAGTAATACCCATTTCGTCATATTTCCCGCATAGCATAATATGTCGTTCAATTGGCACATGCCCTTCATAAGGACAACCAAATGCCACCGAGATAGAACCTGATACTTTTATTCCCGCCTCCTTACAACGTCGTGCAATTTCAGGGAAATCTTTCATTGCATCAAGCGTTTTCGCATTGGCATTGTGTAAGCTATGCGAATCTGTGGATGACAGCATTAACTTTACTTTGTGTACGCCAGCCTCAATGGCACGATCTAGTCCCTTTAGGTTCGGAATTAACGCTCGAAAGATGACATCTGCATCACGACGCACACTTTTTAACACTTCACTCGCATCGCTAAGTTGTGGTACAGCTTTTGGATGTACAAAAGAAGTAACTTCAATCTGAGTAAAGCCACAGTCAATTAAACGATTGATGACATTGACTTTTTCTTCTGTTGGTATGTTTTCTTTAATGATTTGAAAACCGTCGCGCGGACAAACTTCTGTAATCGTTACTGAATCCAACATATAATCCTCCTTTATATAACTTCCTTATTTTTTAAACTTTTGATTTCTTCATCTGTTAAGCCAATCAGTTCTTTTAAAATATGTTCATTATGTTCACCTAAGTCTGGTCCCACATTCATAATAGCTCCTGGTGTTTCAGAGAATTTTGGCACAACTCCTGGCATTTTGATTTTACCTAGACGTGGGTGATCGATTTCTACAATATTTTCACGAGCCTTGTACTGCTCGTTGTTAAAAATATCTTCTATACTAATGATTGGGCTAATCGGTACACCAAATTCATCGAGCTTCTTTTGTAGCTCATCACGTTGATAGGCTTTCACCCAGTCCGCTACAATGCCATTTGTTAAATTAAAATTTTCAAGGCGAACTTTATTTGTATAGAAACGCTCATCCTCTAGCATATCCTCGCGGTTCATCGCAGCAGCAAGGCGTTCAAATGTACGATCTGAACTTGTTACTAGTACAACCCAGTGTCCATCCTTCGTTTGGAATGTCCCCGCCGGACTCGAGTGCCCACTTAAGCCTGGCGATCGCTCTTTAATAACGCCATTTTGGTCATAGTCTGCTACAAGGAACTCCATCATGCGAAACACCGATTCATATAGACCAATATCGACCATTTGTCCTTTTCCATCGTTAGCATCACGGTAGTATAGTGCTGTGCTCGTTGCAAACGCAACATACACCCCTGTAATGTAGTCTACTAATGAAAAGGACGGACTAATCGGTGGACGATCTGTATAGCCATGCAAATAGGTAAAGCCACTAAAAGCCGTTGCTGGTGTACCAAAACCCGCTTTATGTGCATAAGGGCCTGTTTGTCCATAGCCACTTACACGCACGAGAATAATGTCAGGATTTGCTGCTTTTAATATTTCATAGCTAAGTCCCCATTTTTCTAATGTACCGGGTCTAAAATTTTCAATGATGACATCTGACTTAGCAATCAGTTTTTTTAATATCGCTTGCCCTTCTTCACCATGTAAATCGAGTGTTAAAGATTTCTTATTACGTGCAAGCGCTGGCCAACGAAGAGGTTCATCCCCTTTAAACGGCCCCATGCTACGTAGAGAATCCCCTCTATTAGGCATTTCAATTTTAATGACTTCTGCGCCAAAATCCGCTAATAATGTTGCTCCAAATGGCGCTGCAATCATCGTCGATAAATCTAAAATCCGTATTCCCTTTAATGGTCCCATTCCCATTGAAATCCCTCCTACTACTGATTAATGGCATCATTTATCATTGATTAGGTCATAGATGCGCTTCATTGATGGTTGCTCTTCTATCTGTTCGATAAAGGAGATAATTCTCGACGCACCTTCTTTAGTCAGAATATTCTGACTGTTTTTAGTGAACTTGTTGACTAATTCTTGCATATTTAACGTACTATTTGGTCCACCAACTGCATTCAACAAGGTTTGCTCAACGATTGTGCCATTTGTCATGAGGATTGAGACCTTTGCTGCCATTTCTGTTGGATAATTTACATCAAATATCGGGTCATGCACAACATTGATTTTCGTAGCAAGTGCACGAATTGTTTCATCTAAATACGCCTGTTCTTGAAAAACTGTATGGTCAGTGCGATGCAAATGATACCATGACGCTAAAGCAAACGGTATGCTAAATTTAGATGAAAGAATGTTTTCCGTTATTTGTTTATTAAGAGTCGATGCGCGTTGATATGTCGAAATGTTTACATGTGCAATATCCGAAATGCAGATATGATACTTTTCAATCAATGATTGAAAATTTTCAAGTGGTACATGAACATAACGACAAAATGCATGCTGTTTAAAATAGTTCTTCTCAATTGCATCAAAGGATGTTTCAAGTGGTTTCTCGACATCCATTGATGACCCTAATAATTGAGAAAAAATATACGTTGTATTGCCATTAGGTGCTTCAAAGCCTGCTTGAAGTAAGTGCCAAGCTTTCACTGCACCTTCAAGAGCTTCAGCAACGTAAACATTACGAATACTTGAGCCTTCCAGTGCCGCTTCCCATTTTGTTGGCGTAGCAAAGGTTGCAGCTATATCAATCAACTTTCCCAGTTCTTCTGTCGTCGCTCTTTTAGCAATGCCGTAAGCAACGGCAGCACCTAACACACCCCATGTACCATGTGCATGTAAACTCGGTTTTAACGTTGTAATTTTTCCAAAGTGTGTACAAAACTCATAGCTTTTTACTAAGTCCATTAAAAAATCTTTGCCCGCATAGTGTGGGTCTTCTTGTGCATGCAATAATAGCATCGGTACAACGTGGACAGCTGGGTGTCCTTTACTCCATTGGTTGCCTTCATCTAATTCAACCGCAACAGAAGCGACACCCATTAAAAATGCTGCTGATAGTTTATTGACTTTTTTATCGGATGCAATAAGTGCAAAATCCCCAACACTTATGGATGCAAATTGTTGTACAAGCCGTCGCTGTTCTTTTTCATTCATCCCCATAATTAGTGTACCAATTGTATCTAATAAAACTTTTTTTGCCGCTATCGTATTTTCTTCTGTTAATTGAAATGAACGATTCATCATTTTCTCTGCAATGGAACGCATAATTTAGCCTACTTTCTATTCAAAATAGCCTACATATTTAGAAATCATCTTTGCACTTTCAATACATTTCATTTTCAAAAACGCTGATTTTTCTTCTGATATTCTTTGCAGGGGTCCTGCAATTGTGAGACCTGCAATAATCGTGCCATTGATTCCTAGAATCGGTGCGGCAATCGCATAAGTACCGACAATACGCTCCCCTTGCGTAAATGCATAGCCATCTCTACGAATTTGCTGAAGTTCATTTAAAATCTTTTTTATATTAATCTCTTCATCTAGCTGAACTTCCTTCAAAATACGAATTTGCTCCTCTTCTTTTAAAAATGCTAGCAATACTTTTCCAGAAGCACCTAAGTGAGCGGGCTTTCGTTCACCTACCCGTACA of the Lysinibacillus fusiformis genome contains:
- a CDS encoding universal stress protein; protein product: MKHVKGRLDESILVCVYYGLNGERLIRRGHKMAAMLDCPLYILSVDSEPLDAFDVEKSSYIDQWKDLSEELEVEKFILLDNEKRPIQKVIAEVAKNYGISQIIVGQSAQSRWEEITKGSFLNVLLKEVPFVDFHIVAVQRPTEDDANDTYEKGVRAYLIKEHDDFKVAFTCPKYVSIEGIFFKEIGTDFDNGIFKFTYNDKMHEVHISEGFVIDKGNLPAEFLSPLRQ
- a CDS encoding MFS transporter, which translates into the protein MNRQIGNINNPVYPIMIAIGVAHLINDTMQAVIPAMFPILKSDLGLTFTQIGLISFVLNIFASALQPVVGFVSDKKPMPYALPIGMISSFIGIIILAFTTQYWVIIIAVLFLGFGSAIFHPEGSRVSFMAAGSKRGLSQSIYQVGGNSGQALAPLISAYILDIFGQRGAAFILVLTTFGIFLLSKIAKWYKKQLEQERTSKKKRTLVSSLPPLTKKQVGIALTLLFTIIFARSFYTTNITSFYVFYLMDHYDVNLRLGQILIFTFMAFGVIGTFFGGSLSDRIGRKNVILLSVVVPMPFCLALPYVPLWAAMIFLVIIGTLIMISFSVTVVYAQELVPSKIGTMAGLTTGFAFGMGAIGAMVIGVLMDHKGIDFTMMVVSILPLLLLVAFFLPKDKPATAPV
- a CDS encoding YetF domain-containing protein produces the protein MESFFHANFWEMILRTTLSFFALLILARILGKKQLGQLTFFHYITGITFGSIASEIASQHETPFLDGLISLIWWSVLTYLMTIMTIKSARARVIIDDKPTIVINNGLILESALKKSRLHMDELTMLLREQSVFSIQDVQYALFETNGKLSVLPKPSEQAATKQDVKADITPPTYMPTEVVSDGQLIYENLVELELTEDWLTKKLKKQNVNSVEDVFFAQVQANGSLYISLKDKARRSSP
- a CDS encoding CBS domain-containing protein, yielding MKDFMPFYRLIDQAKKKDVLVRKYEDDLRSYADLRNAIVHHRTSMEYVIAEPHVDVVERIEYMDTTLAKPTLVGQMFRKKVHVFQERDSLKHVLKVIRNRKFTQFPVYHKDQFKGLITTVGIANWLATMMGGNQIPKQVPTLHDILMHEKNRVNYKFVSRYITIYEAEEIFKQGVERGRRFEALLITEHGKPQQKLIGIVTPLDIMKVD
- a CDS encoding hydroxymethylglutaryl-CoA lyase, with protein sequence MLDSVTITEVCPRDGFQIIKENIPTEEKVNVINRLIDCGFTQIEVTSFVHPKAVPQLSDASEVLKSVRRDADVIFRALIPNLKGLDRAIEAGVHKVKLMLSSTDSHSLHNANAKTLDAMKDFPEIARRCKEAGIKVSGSISVAFGCPYEGHVPIERHIMLCGKYDEMGITDISLADTTGMANPYAIKEIVTTLREKFPHFHFSLHLHNTRGMAFANAVAGYEAGIRDFDSSIAGLGGCPYVPLATGNIATEDIIHGFEEMGIATNIDLDAVLALAREVQQKFPSYASSFLVKAGKNSELSISPGGQAK
- a CDS encoding CaiB/BaiF CoA transferase family protein, which translates into the protein MGMGPLKGIRILDLSTMIAAPFGATLLADFGAEVIKIEMPNRGDSLRSMGPFKGDEPLRWPALARNKKSLTLDLHGEEGQAILKKLIAKSDVIIENFRPGTLEKWGLSYEILKAANPDIILVRVSGYGQTGPYAHKAGFGTPATAFSGFTYLHGYTDRPPISPSFSLVDYITGVYVAFATSTALYYRDANDGKGQMVDIGLYESVFRMMEFLVADYDQNGVIKERSPGLSGHSSPAGTFQTKDGHWVVLVTSSDRTFERLAAAMNREDMLEDERFYTNKVRLENFNLTNGIVADWVKAYQRDELQKKLDEFGVPISPIISIEDIFNNEQYKARENIVEIDHPRLGKIKMPGVVPKFSETPGAIMNVGPDLGEHNEHILKELIGLTDEEIKSLKNKEVI
- a CDS encoding MmgE/PrpD family protein — protein: MRSIAEKMMNRSFQLTEENTIAAKKVLLDTIGTLIMGMNEKEQRRLVQQFASISVGDFALIASDKKVNKLSAAFLMGVASVAVELDEGNQWSKGHPAVHVVPMLLLHAQEDPHYAGKDFLMDLVKSYEFCTHFGKITTLKPSLHAHGTWGVLGAAVAYGIAKRATTEELGKLIDIAATFATPTKWEAALEGSSIRNVYVAEALEGAVKAWHLLQAGFEAPNGNTTYIFSQLLGSSMDVEKPLETSFDAIEKNYFKQHAFCRYVHVPLENFQSLIEKYHICISDIAHVNISTYQRASTLNKQITENILSSKFSIPFALASWYHLHRTDHTVFQEQAYLDETIRALATKINVVHDPIFDVNYPTEMAAKVSILMTNGTIVEQTLLNAVGGPNSTLNMQELVNKFTKNSQNILTKEGASRIISFIEQIEEQPSMKRIYDLINDK
- a CDS encoding IclR family transcriptional regulator, which gives rise to MIKAIEKMMEILSLFSLDTPELSIKEIQQKLQMPKSTIFRILNTLELDGYIIKNDATHLYSLGYQFFRLGSIYQNHLDYRHIALPEMRKLMLETQETVELNILDGISRVCVEKIDSPLDVRNFVRVGERKPAHLGASGKVLLAFLKEEEQIRILKEVQLDEEINIKKILNELQQIRRDGYAFTQGERIVGTYAIAAPILGINGTIIAGLTIAGPLQRISEEKSAFLKMKCIESAKMISKYVGYFE